The following proteins are encoded in a genomic region of Pelodictyon phaeoclathratiforme BU-1:
- a CDS encoding HsdM family class I SAM-dependent methyltransferase: MVTQDFEKRTRQLIDNLKSICASYGLGNDGNEFKIITQVFLYKFLNDKFAFEAKRIDSRLSGSESWEQALTLLTADELEMLQLQMGPDTARLKPDHFIAHLFRNQNAPQFAKLFDDTLRDIAITNNDIFAVKTDGGAKVTLFDRLSEYITDESKRDDFCRAIINTLVDFSFERIFTQKYDFYASLFEYLIKDYNKDSGGKYAEYYTPHAVAKIMASILVPEVQRGKVTNASCYDPSSGSGTLLMNLAHAIGEQRCTIYSQDISQKSSSLLRLNLILNNLVHSIPNIIQGNTLLHPYHKEGKALKKFDYIVSNPPFKMDFSDFRNELDTREQHERFFAGIPNVPKQATDKMAIYQLFLQHIIYSLKPGGKAAVVVPTGFITAQSGIDRKIRERLVDGKMLAGVVSMPSNIFATTGTNVSILFIDDGNKDDVVLIDASSLGTKVKEGKNQKTVLSEDEEDWIITTFNSKEAEEDFSVVVNYDEIAAKNYSLSAGQYFDVRIEYTDLTPKEFSMKMQGFTDNLDRLFKESGELDREIRKQLEGVRYE, translated from the coding sequence GTGGTAACACAGGATTTCGAAAAAAGAACCCGGCAACTCATCGACAACCTCAAGAGTATCTGTGCATCGTATGGCCTCGGTAACGATGGCAACGAGTTCAAGATCATCACCCAGGTTTTTCTCTACAAATTTTTGAACGACAAATTCGCCTTTGAAGCCAAAAGAATCGACTCCCGCCTTTCCGGAAGCGAAAGCTGGGAGCAGGCCTTAACTCTGCTCACTGCCGATGAACTCGAAATGCTGCAACTCCAGATGGGCCCCGATACCGCTCGCCTGAAACCGGATCATTTCATCGCCCATCTGTTCAGGAATCAGAACGCTCCACAATTTGCCAAGCTCTTCGACGATACCCTGCGCGACATCGCCATCACCAACAACGATATCTTTGCCGTCAAAACCGATGGTGGGGCCAAGGTTACCCTCTTTGACCGGCTGAGTGAATACATCACCGATGAATCCAAACGCGACGATTTTTGCCGTGCCATCATCAACACCCTGGTGGATTTCAGCTTCGAGCGCATCTTCACCCAAAAGTACGACTTCTACGCCTCTCTTTTCGAGTACCTGATCAAGGATTACAACAAGGACAGCGGCGGCAAGTACGCCGAGTACTATACCCCTCATGCCGTAGCTAAAATCATGGCCTCCATTCTGGTGCCAGAAGTACAGCGGGGCAAAGTAACCAACGCCAGTTGCTACGATCCCTCATCCGGTTCGGGCACCCTGCTTATGAACCTCGCCCACGCCATCGGCGAACAGCGCTGCACCATCTATTCACAGGACATTTCACAGAAATCCTCAAGCTTGCTGCGCCTGAACCTGATTTTGAACAACCTCGTTCACTCCATCCCCAACATCATTCAGGGCAACACCCTGCTTCACCCCTACCACAAAGAGGGCAAGGCGCTCAAAAAGTTCGACTATATCGTCTCCAATCCACCCTTCAAGATGGATTTCAGTGATTTCCGAAACGAGCTCGACACCAGGGAGCAACACGAACGCTTCTTTGCCGGGATACCGAATGTCCCCAAACAGGCAACGGACAAGATGGCCATCTACCAGCTCTTTTTGCAACACATCATCTATTCGCTCAAACCCGGAGGCAAGGCTGCGGTAGTCGTCCCTACCGGCTTTATCACCGCCCAATCAGGTATCGACCGAAAAATCCGCGAGCGGCTGGTTGACGGCAAAATGCTGGCCGGGGTAGTCTCCATGCCGAGCAACATCTTCGCCACCACTGGCACCAACGTCTCCATACTCTTCATTGATGACGGCAACAAGGATGATGTGGTGCTGATCGACGCATCCAGCCTCGGCACCAAAGTCAAGGAGGGCAAGAACCAGAAGACCGTGCTCTCCGAAGACGAAGAAGACTGGATCATCACCACCTTCAACTCCAAAGAGGCTGAGGAAGATTTCTCCGTTGTGGTCAACTATGACGAAATCGCCGCCAAGAACTATTCGCTCAGTGCCGGGCAGTACTTCGATGTGCGGATCGAGTATACGGATCTGACACCGAAAGAGTTCAGCATGAAGATGCAAGGGTTTACCGATAATCTGGACAGACTGTTCAAGGAGTCTGGTGAGCTGGATCGGGAGATAAGGAAACAGTTGGAGGGGGTGCGGTATGAGTAA